One Salvelinus sp. IW2-2015 linkage group LG35, ASM291031v2, whole genome shotgun sequence DNA segment encodes these proteins:
- the LOC111959150 gene encoding fatty acid-binding protein 10-A, liver basic has protein sequence MAFSGTWQVYAQENYEEFLRAISLPEDVIKLAKDIKPVTEIQQNGNDFVITSKTPGKSVTNSFTIGKESDITTMDGKKLKCTVRLEGGKLMCNTDKFSSIQELKGGEMVETLTVGSTSLIRRSKKL, from the exons atGGCCTTCAGTGGAACGTGGCAGGTGTATGCTCAGGAGAACTACGAGGAGTTTCTCAGGGCCATCT CCCTCCCAGAAGATGTTATCAAGCTGGCCAAAGACATCAAGCCCGTCACTGAGATCCAGCAGAACGGCAATGACTTTGTCATCACCTCCAAAACTCCTGGCAAGTCCGTCACCAACTCCTTCACCATCGGCAAAGAGTCCGACATCACCACCATGGATGGCAAAAAGCTCAAG TGCACTGTCAGACTGGAGGGAGGAAAGCTGATGTGCAACACAGATAAATTCTCCAGCATCCAGGAGCTCAAGGGAGGAGAGATGGTTGAG ACGCTGACAGTGGGCTCTACGTCACTCATCAGGAGGAGCAAAAAGTTGTGA